In the Anolis sagrei isolate rAnoSag1 chromosome 1, rAnoSag1.mat, whole genome shotgun sequence genome, AGCTGGGTTGCAAATAGACAAACAGGCCAGTTCCATAGAATATGGCCACAGCTGTCAAATGGGAGAAGCAAGTAGAGAAAGCTTTCCTTTGGCTCTCCCGTACGTTGATCTTGAGCACGGTGAAAAGGATGTAACTATAGGAGCTGACAATGACAGGGAGAGGTCCCAAAAGAACAAGGCCAGCACAAATGAAAGCGAACATTTCAGCTACAAAAATATCTGAACATGAGAGTTTGAGAAGTGAAGGGATCTCACAGAAGAAGTGGTCAATTTCCCTGGACTGGCAGAAAGACAGGGTACCTATCAAAGTAGTATTTATTAGTGAGGTCAAGAAACCAGCTATGAATGCACCACTTGCCATCTTGATGCACTGGGTGTGGGACATGATAGATGTATACAGCAATGGGTTGCAAATGGCCACATAGCGGTCATAGGCCATCAGCCCCAAAAGGATGCACTCTACACTTGCAAGAGCAACAAAGAAAAACATTTGAACAAAGCAACCTGTGGGAGAAATAGTTTTTCTTTCAGACAAGACATTTTCCAAGACTTTGGGGGTGATGTT is a window encoding:
- the LOC137096504 gene encoding olfactory receptor 5F1-like is translated as MSVQNNSGISEFIFLGFTHQPEMKIPIFILLLLIYIITVAGNLGLVLLIRMDLQLHTPMYFFLSNLASLDICYSSNITPKVLENVLSERKTISPTGCFVQMFFFVALASVECILLGLMAYDRYVAICNPLLYTSIMSHTQCIKMASGAFIAGFLTSLINTTLIGTLSFCQSREIDHFFCEIPSLLKLSCSDIFVAEMFAFICAGLVLLGPLPVIVSSYSYILFTVLKINVRESQRKAFSTCFSHLTAVAIFYGTGLFVYLQPSSNYSEGQHKITSLFYAFGIPMLNPFIYSLRNKEVKDALRRLRERNKCNNHFCRFKTT